A portion of the Sebastes fasciatus isolate fSebFas1 chromosome 2, fSebFas1.pri, whole genome shotgun sequence genome contains these proteins:
- the tmco3 gene encoding transmembrane and coiled-coil domain-containing protein 3 isoform X2, with amino-acid sequence MIVPFFFFSFSRGVELLRARTVHIFHSSRVAAIQSWEEEGHRRSLENLFLVIHLHTRVKTEVEVWMRVVCWLMCLGTAGALAVLQKDQVAQHAIKLYRSKGATHAQSWVTSNCKRLVGLLHQKNVVVRKLAAAADGVRRDRALSEPERLFQVHTLEVFQKELNESEHLVFQAVHGLQRALQGDYRDVVNMKESSRQRLEALREAAIKEEQEYMELVAAEKHQQEALKSLLAQNKTLSMLDEILEDVRKAADRLEEEIEEHAFDNNKLMKGVNVEAVLRVEDDEENGGKRKNKSKQKEVEDDLGLSMLIDSQNNQYVLTKPRDSTMPRADHHFIKDLVSVVMLSLPCGWICSLVGLPPMFGYIICGVLLGPSGLNSIKSMVQVETLGELGVFFTLFVVGLEFSPERVRKVWKISVQGSCYLSLLMVGAGLLWGQVLHIRPTQTVFISTCLSLSSTPLVSRFLAGGSRGDKEGDLDYSSVLLGMLVMQDVQLGLFIAVMPTLIQAQRGDLDSFLFGSLRVFYLLGQVLVSLAAVLLLCLLLKSYLIGPYYKKLHAESKGNKEILVLGMTAFVFFMLTVTEFFDVSMELGCFLAGALLSTQGHMVTTEIMGCIEPIRDFLAIIFFASIGLHVFPTFVLYELTILMVLTLSLVIMKFVMAVAVLSAILPPGSRHLRWIVSAGLAQVSEFSFVLSSRARRAGIISREVYLLVLSVTTLSLLLAPVLWRVATHKWVARAERKTVT; translated from the exons ATGATtgttcccttcttcttcttctccttcagtcGAGGAGTGGAGTTGTTGAGAGCCAGGACAGTACACATATTTCACAG TAGCAGAGTTGCTGCGATCCAGTCGTGGGAAGAAGAAGGACATAGGAGGAGTTTGGAAA ATCTCTTTCTCGTCATCCATCTTCACACTCGGGTGAAGACAGAAGTAGAGGTTTGGATGCGGGTTGTGTGTTGGCTGATGTGCCTTGGCACAGCGGGGGCACTCGCTGTGCTGCAGAAGGACCAGGTGGCCCAGCACGCCATCAAGCTTTATCGGAGCAAGGGGGCCACACACGCCCAGAGCTGGGTGACCAGCAACTGCAAGCGTCTGGTGGGTCTCCTGCATCAGAAGAATGTGGTTGTCAGGAAGCTGGCGGCCGCTGCTGATGGTGTTAGACGAGACCGGGCCCTTTCAGAACCAGAGAGGCTCTTCCAG GTTCACACTCTGGAGGTTTTCCAGAAGGAGCTGAACGAGAGCGAGCACCTGGTGTTCCAGGCGGTGCACGGCCTGCAGAGGGCGCTGCAGGGAGACTACAGGGATGTGGTCAACATGAAGGAGAGCAGCAGACAAAGGCTGGAGGCCCTCAGGGAGGCAGCCATAAAG GAGGAACAGGAGTACATGGAACTGGTGGCGGCTGAGAAGCACCAGCAGGAAGCTCTCAAGAGCCTTTTAGCCCAGAATAAGACTCTGTCCATGCTGGACGAGATCCTGGAGGACGTCAGGAAGGCAGCAGACCGGCTGGAAGAGGAGATCGAGGAGCACGCCTTTGACAACAACAAACTG ATGAAAGGAGTAAATGTAGAGGCAGTGTTGAGGGTGGAGGATGACGAGGAGAACGGAGGGAAGAGGAAGAACAAGTCCAAGCAGAAGGAAGTGGAGGATGACTTGGGACTGAGTATGCTCATCGACTCGCAGAACAACCAGTATGTCCTCACCAAACCACGAGACTCCACGATGCCCAGAGCAGACCATCACTTCATCAAG GACTTGGTGTCGGTGGTGATGTTGTCGCTGCCCTGTGGTTGGATTTGTTCTCTGGTCGGTCTTCCTCCCATGTTTGGATATATCATCTGTGGGGTCCTGCTGGGTCCCTCTGGCCTCAACAGCATCaag TCGATGGTCCAGGTGGAGACTCTGGGGGAGTTGGGTGTGTTCTTCACTCTCTTTGTGGTGGGATTGGAGTTCTCACCTGAGCGAGTTCGAAAG gtatgGAAGATATCAGTCCAGGGCTCGTGCTATCTGAGTCTGCTGATGGTGGGGGCCGGTTTGTTGTGGGGACAAGTCTTGCATATTCGACCCACCCAGACTGTCTTCATTTCGACATGCCTGTCCCTGTCCAGCACGCCGCTAGTGTCTCGTTTCCTGGCGGGGGGGAGCAGAGGAGACAAAGAAG gtgATCTGGACTACAGCAGCGTTCTCCTCGGGATGTTAGTGATGCAAGACGTTCAGCTCGGCCTCTTCATCGCCGTCATGCCGACTCTGATCCAGGCACAGAGAGGAGACTTGGACAG CTTCCTGTTTGGAAGTCTCCGTGTGTTTTACCTCCTGGGCCAGGTCCTGGTCTCTctggctgctgtgctgctgctgtgtttgttaCTCAAATCATACCTGATCGGCCCGTATTACAAGAAACTGCATGCTGAGAGCAAAGGCAACAAGGAGATCCTGGTGCTGGGGATGACAGCTTTTGTCTTTTTCATGCTGACG GTGACGGAGTTTTTCGATGTGTCTATGGAGCTGGGCTGTTTCCTGGCGGGAGCTCTGCTGTCCACGCAGGGTCACATGGTTACCACGGAGATCATGGGATGCATCGAGCCGATAAGAGATTTCCTCGCCATCATCTTCTTTGCCTCTATCG GTCTCCACGTGTTCCCCACATTCGTGCTGTATGAACTCACCATTCTGATGGTGCTAACACTCTCACTCGTCATTATGAAG TTTGTGATGGCCGTAGCAGTGCTGTCGGCCATCTTGCCTCCAGGCTCTCGACACTTACGGTGGATCGTCTCAGCCGGTCTGGCTCAGGTCAGCGAATTCTCCTTCGTCCTGAGCAGCCGTGCGCGTCGTGCTGGCATCATCTCCCGAGAG GTGTACCTGCTGGTTCTCAGCGTCACCACCCTCAGTTTGCTGCTGGCTCCGGTGTTGTGGAGGGTCGCCACTCACAAATGGGTTGCCCGGGCCGAACGCaaaacagtcacatga
- the tmco3 gene encoding transmembrane and coiled-coil domain-containing protein 3 isoform X1 encodes MIVPFFFFSFSRGVELLRARTVHIFHRYSRVAAIQSWEEEGHRRSLENLFLVIHLHTRVKTEVEVWMRVVCWLMCLGTAGALAVLQKDQVAQHAIKLYRSKGATHAQSWVTSNCKRLVGLLHQKNVVVRKLAAAADGVRRDRALSEPERLFQVHTLEVFQKELNESEHLVFQAVHGLQRALQGDYRDVVNMKESSRQRLEALREAAIKEEQEYMELVAAEKHQQEALKSLLAQNKTLSMLDEILEDVRKAADRLEEEIEEHAFDNNKLMKGVNVEAVLRVEDDEENGGKRKNKSKQKEVEDDLGLSMLIDSQNNQYVLTKPRDSTMPRADHHFIKDLVSVVMLSLPCGWICSLVGLPPMFGYIICGVLLGPSGLNSIKSMVQVETLGELGVFFTLFVVGLEFSPERVRKVWKISVQGSCYLSLLMVGAGLLWGQVLHIRPTQTVFISTCLSLSSTPLVSRFLAGGSRGDKEGDLDYSSVLLGMLVMQDVQLGLFIAVMPTLIQAQRGDLDSFLFGSLRVFYLLGQVLVSLAAVLLLCLLLKSYLIGPYYKKLHAESKGNKEILVLGMTAFVFFMLTVTEFFDVSMELGCFLAGALLSTQGHMVTTEIMGCIEPIRDFLAIIFFASIGLHVFPTFVLYELTILMVLTLSLVIMKFVMAVAVLSAILPPGSRHLRWIVSAGLAQVSEFSFVLSSRARRAGIISREVYLLVLSVTTLSLLLAPVLWRVATHKWVARAERKTVT; translated from the exons ATGATtgttcccttcttcttcttctccttcagtcGAGGAGTGGAGTTGTTGAGAGCCAGGACAGTACACATATTTCACAGGTA TAGCAGAGTTGCTGCGATCCAGTCGTGGGAAGAAGAAGGACATAGGAGGAGTTTGGAAA ATCTCTTTCTCGTCATCCATCTTCACACTCGGGTGAAGACAGAAGTAGAGGTTTGGATGCGGGTTGTGTGTTGGCTGATGTGCCTTGGCACAGCGGGGGCACTCGCTGTGCTGCAGAAGGACCAGGTGGCCCAGCACGCCATCAAGCTTTATCGGAGCAAGGGGGCCACACACGCCCAGAGCTGGGTGACCAGCAACTGCAAGCGTCTGGTGGGTCTCCTGCATCAGAAGAATGTGGTTGTCAGGAAGCTGGCGGCCGCTGCTGATGGTGTTAGACGAGACCGGGCCCTTTCAGAACCAGAGAGGCTCTTCCAG GTTCACACTCTGGAGGTTTTCCAGAAGGAGCTGAACGAGAGCGAGCACCTGGTGTTCCAGGCGGTGCACGGCCTGCAGAGGGCGCTGCAGGGAGACTACAGGGATGTGGTCAACATGAAGGAGAGCAGCAGACAAAGGCTGGAGGCCCTCAGGGAGGCAGCCATAAAG GAGGAACAGGAGTACATGGAACTGGTGGCGGCTGAGAAGCACCAGCAGGAAGCTCTCAAGAGCCTTTTAGCCCAGAATAAGACTCTGTCCATGCTGGACGAGATCCTGGAGGACGTCAGGAAGGCAGCAGACCGGCTGGAAGAGGAGATCGAGGAGCACGCCTTTGACAACAACAAACTG ATGAAAGGAGTAAATGTAGAGGCAGTGTTGAGGGTGGAGGATGACGAGGAGAACGGAGGGAAGAGGAAGAACAAGTCCAAGCAGAAGGAAGTGGAGGATGACTTGGGACTGAGTATGCTCATCGACTCGCAGAACAACCAGTATGTCCTCACCAAACCACGAGACTCCACGATGCCCAGAGCAGACCATCACTTCATCAAG GACTTGGTGTCGGTGGTGATGTTGTCGCTGCCCTGTGGTTGGATTTGTTCTCTGGTCGGTCTTCCTCCCATGTTTGGATATATCATCTGTGGGGTCCTGCTGGGTCCCTCTGGCCTCAACAGCATCaag TCGATGGTCCAGGTGGAGACTCTGGGGGAGTTGGGTGTGTTCTTCACTCTCTTTGTGGTGGGATTGGAGTTCTCACCTGAGCGAGTTCGAAAG gtatgGAAGATATCAGTCCAGGGCTCGTGCTATCTGAGTCTGCTGATGGTGGGGGCCGGTTTGTTGTGGGGACAAGTCTTGCATATTCGACCCACCCAGACTGTCTTCATTTCGACATGCCTGTCCCTGTCCAGCACGCCGCTAGTGTCTCGTTTCCTGGCGGGGGGGAGCAGAGGAGACAAAGAAG gtgATCTGGACTACAGCAGCGTTCTCCTCGGGATGTTAGTGATGCAAGACGTTCAGCTCGGCCTCTTCATCGCCGTCATGCCGACTCTGATCCAGGCACAGAGAGGAGACTTGGACAG CTTCCTGTTTGGAAGTCTCCGTGTGTTTTACCTCCTGGGCCAGGTCCTGGTCTCTctggctgctgtgctgctgctgtgtttgttaCTCAAATCATACCTGATCGGCCCGTATTACAAGAAACTGCATGCTGAGAGCAAAGGCAACAAGGAGATCCTGGTGCTGGGGATGACAGCTTTTGTCTTTTTCATGCTGACG GTGACGGAGTTTTTCGATGTGTCTATGGAGCTGGGCTGTTTCCTGGCGGGAGCTCTGCTGTCCACGCAGGGTCACATGGTTACCACGGAGATCATGGGATGCATCGAGCCGATAAGAGATTTCCTCGCCATCATCTTCTTTGCCTCTATCG GTCTCCACGTGTTCCCCACATTCGTGCTGTATGAACTCACCATTCTGATGGTGCTAACACTCTCACTCGTCATTATGAAG TTTGTGATGGCCGTAGCAGTGCTGTCGGCCATCTTGCCTCCAGGCTCTCGACACTTACGGTGGATCGTCTCAGCCGGTCTGGCTCAGGTCAGCGAATTCTCCTTCGTCCTGAGCAGCCGTGCGCGTCGTGCTGGCATCATCTCCCGAGAG GTGTACCTGCTGGTTCTCAGCGTCACCACCCTCAGTTTGCTGCTGGCTCCGGTGTTGTGGAGGGTCGCCACTCACAAATGGGTTGCCCGGGCCGAACGCaaaacagtcacatga
- the tmco3 gene encoding transmembrane and coiled-coil domain-containing protein 3 isoform X3, giving the protein MRVVCWLMCLGTAGALAVLQKDQVAQHAIKLYRSKGATHAQSWVTSNCKRLVGLLHQKNVVVRKLAAAADGVRRDRALSEPERLFQVHTLEVFQKELNESEHLVFQAVHGLQRALQGDYRDVVNMKESSRQRLEALREAAIKEEQEYMELVAAEKHQQEALKSLLAQNKTLSMLDEILEDVRKAADRLEEEIEEHAFDNNKLMKGVNVEAVLRVEDDEENGGKRKNKSKQKEVEDDLGLSMLIDSQNNQYVLTKPRDSTMPRADHHFIKDLVSVVMLSLPCGWICSLVGLPPMFGYIICGVLLGPSGLNSIKSMVQVETLGELGVFFTLFVVGLEFSPERVRKVWKISVQGSCYLSLLMVGAGLLWGQVLHIRPTQTVFISTCLSLSSTPLVSRFLAGGSRGDKEGDLDYSSVLLGMLVMQDVQLGLFIAVMPTLIQAQRGDLDSFLFGSLRVFYLLGQVLVSLAAVLLLCLLLKSYLIGPYYKKLHAESKGNKEILVLGMTAFVFFMLTVTEFFDVSMELGCFLAGALLSTQGHMVTTEIMGCIEPIRDFLAIIFFASIGLHVFPTFVLYELTILMVLTLSLVIMKFVMAVAVLSAILPPGSRHLRWIVSAGLAQVSEFSFVLSSRARRAGIISREVYLLVLSVTTLSLLLAPVLWRVATHKWVARAERKTVT; this is encoded by the exons ATGCGGGTTGTGTGTTGGCTGATGTGCCTTGGCACAGCGGGGGCACTCGCTGTGCTGCAGAAGGACCAGGTGGCCCAGCACGCCATCAAGCTTTATCGGAGCAAGGGGGCCACACACGCCCAGAGCTGGGTGACCAGCAACTGCAAGCGTCTGGTGGGTCTCCTGCATCAGAAGAATGTGGTTGTCAGGAAGCTGGCGGCCGCTGCTGATGGTGTTAGACGAGACCGGGCCCTTTCAGAACCAGAGAGGCTCTTCCAG GTTCACACTCTGGAGGTTTTCCAGAAGGAGCTGAACGAGAGCGAGCACCTGGTGTTCCAGGCGGTGCACGGCCTGCAGAGGGCGCTGCAGGGAGACTACAGGGATGTGGTCAACATGAAGGAGAGCAGCAGACAAAGGCTGGAGGCCCTCAGGGAGGCAGCCATAAAG GAGGAACAGGAGTACATGGAACTGGTGGCGGCTGAGAAGCACCAGCAGGAAGCTCTCAAGAGCCTTTTAGCCCAGAATAAGACTCTGTCCATGCTGGACGAGATCCTGGAGGACGTCAGGAAGGCAGCAGACCGGCTGGAAGAGGAGATCGAGGAGCACGCCTTTGACAACAACAAACTG ATGAAAGGAGTAAATGTAGAGGCAGTGTTGAGGGTGGAGGATGACGAGGAGAACGGAGGGAAGAGGAAGAACAAGTCCAAGCAGAAGGAAGTGGAGGATGACTTGGGACTGAGTATGCTCATCGACTCGCAGAACAACCAGTATGTCCTCACCAAACCACGAGACTCCACGATGCCCAGAGCAGACCATCACTTCATCAAG GACTTGGTGTCGGTGGTGATGTTGTCGCTGCCCTGTGGTTGGATTTGTTCTCTGGTCGGTCTTCCTCCCATGTTTGGATATATCATCTGTGGGGTCCTGCTGGGTCCCTCTGGCCTCAACAGCATCaag TCGATGGTCCAGGTGGAGACTCTGGGGGAGTTGGGTGTGTTCTTCACTCTCTTTGTGGTGGGATTGGAGTTCTCACCTGAGCGAGTTCGAAAG gtatgGAAGATATCAGTCCAGGGCTCGTGCTATCTGAGTCTGCTGATGGTGGGGGCCGGTTTGTTGTGGGGACAAGTCTTGCATATTCGACCCACCCAGACTGTCTTCATTTCGACATGCCTGTCCCTGTCCAGCACGCCGCTAGTGTCTCGTTTCCTGGCGGGGGGGAGCAGAGGAGACAAAGAAG gtgATCTGGACTACAGCAGCGTTCTCCTCGGGATGTTAGTGATGCAAGACGTTCAGCTCGGCCTCTTCATCGCCGTCATGCCGACTCTGATCCAGGCACAGAGAGGAGACTTGGACAG CTTCCTGTTTGGAAGTCTCCGTGTGTTTTACCTCCTGGGCCAGGTCCTGGTCTCTctggctgctgtgctgctgctgtgtttgttaCTCAAATCATACCTGATCGGCCCGTATTACAAGAAACTGCATGCTGAGAGCAAAGGCAACAAGGAGATCCTGGTGCTGGGGATGACAGCTTTTGTCTTTTTCATGCTGACG GTGACGGAGTTTTTCGATGTGTCTATGGAGCTGGGCTGTTTCCTGGCGGGAGCTCTGCTGTCCACGCAGGGTCACATGGTTACCACGGAGATCATGGGATGCATCGAGCCGATAAGAGATTTCCTCGCCATCATCTTCTTTGCCTCTATCG GTCTCCACGTGTTCCCCACATTCGTGCTGTATGAACTCACCATTCTGATGGTGCTAACACTCTCACTCGTCATTATGAAG TTTGTGATGGCCGTAGCAGTGCTGTCGGCCATCTTGCCTCCAGGCTCTCGACACTTACGGTGGATCGTCTCAGCCGGTCTGGCTCAGGTCAGCGAATTCTCCTTCGTCCTGAGCAGCCGTGCGCGTCGTGCTGGCATCATCTCCCGAGAG GTGTACCTGCTGGTTCTCAGCGTCACCACCCTCAGTTTGCTGCTGGCTCCGGTGTTGTGGAGGGTCGCCACTCACAAATGGGTTGCCCGGGCCGAACGCaaaacagtcacatga